The DNA region ACGTCTTTCCAGCGGATGTACTCTTGGGGCAACTCATAGCAGCCATTCAGGGTCTCGTTGGGCCAGTAACCGAGACCGCAGTCCATGCAGGTGAACTCATCCAGCAAATACTCGTAGGGCTGGCAGGGGATGCAGATCCAGCAGCATATGTCTCCAGGCTGCATGCTCTTTATCTCATTCTTCTTGCAGGGATcgctgcactgggacacagggatggAGGTCTCAGCCCATGGGATGAGGCTGGTGTTGAGGATGAGCCCCTCAGCCCAGTAGCCCACCTTCTGATACCGATACCGcccatccatgtagtgatagttGAAGATGTTGTAGCGCCCGATCCCATCGCCATAGCGGTCAAATCGAACAACGCTCTTGGCGTCTGCTGGCCTGAATGGtgctggagggaggagaaggggagatggTCACTGCCATGGGGCAAGAGGGTGCTTGCTCCTGGCATGGCCTCAGGGCTCCTTCAACGTGTCACATCCCACCATTGCCACACGCAAATGTCCAGCCTGTTCCCCGCTTTCACTTTCATACTTGCTGCCTAGGCACGTGTTAGGAGCAGGAAAGCAACGGTGGAGAACTACCTCCCCACGTGCCTAAGAGctcagcagccccagccagcttTGTAGGGGCAAAGTGGGGGATTTTGCAGCCTCTGTGGCTCTCAGTGACACCTGGGCTCAGCCCAAGTCACAGAGGACGTGCTTTTAGTTCACCCCAAACTATGTGGGTCCCCGATCAAGGGTATCCCTCCAGTTTAATCCCTGATGTGTGAATAAACCGCAACGCTTGCAAGTGAGGTCTCCAGGGACCTATGTTCTCAGAGGGTCCCTTGTGGATCTGGTCCCACCCAGCTGTGGCAGGATGGGGTTGGTTACACTGTGGAGCTTCTCCACACTAGGGACAGAAGGCCTGGTTGCCTCCCAAGGGTGATGGTGGGCTGTTGGCATTCTGGGACAACCACAGCCCATGGCTCCCCGGGTGTGGGCAGGCTGGAGGAATCGGAGGGTCTTGGGTCAAATTTGGgtctccttcctcttccctgcccctctACCCATCCTTTTCTAGTTAGGCAGCCAAACCCTGTCTCCGTCTCTGGACTCACCATCAAAATTAACATTGAGCATAAAGTCCTTGTAGAACCTCTTGCCATTGACAGGCTTCATGGCATCGCAGAGCTTGGTGGCATTGGGGCACAGCGCCTGGTGCATGTTGTGGAGGGAGTGAGCCATGGCATAGACTGCATTGACCACGAACGTGATCTTGGACTCTGGCTCAAACTTGCCTGTCTTGAGGGAGTACCGGCTACAGTCCTGCGTGTGGAAGCTGCACTTGAACTTCTGCTCCCAAAACTCCCGAAACCAGGGATTTCGGCTGTTATTGTAGGGATTGAGGTTACGGAAGTAGGCAGCAAACTCCTTAATGGGGTAGGCTGCCAGCTCGATGGTGATGGCTCCCTCTGCCACAGCTTCGCTCCCGGCCACCACACTCTCTAGGGCTCCCCACCCATCACTGGCCACCCACGTGAAGGACACGTTGGCTCTCTGGGCAGCCGCCAGCAGCTCCCGGGCATCTTCGCTTCGGGTGAACAGcacaaccactctggcattgggCTTCTGCAGCAGAGCCCGGACCACCCCATCGTAGGTCTTCTTGTTCATGGAGCGCCCCACCTTCTCCGAGGTGGCAATGCAGATGTTGCGCATGCGGGCTTCTTGCTCAAAGGCCTCGATCCCTGTCTCCCCGTAGTCGCCCTCCGAGGCCACGGTGGAGACGTAAGTCCAGTTAAAAAAGCGGAGGATCTCCGCCATGGCTTTGGCTTGGTAGAAGTCTGGCGGGACGGTGCGGGCGAAGTAGTCGTAGCGGGACTTATCACTGAGCTTGGCGCTGGTGGAGGCATAGCTGATCTGTGGGATCTGGAAGAGCCGCAGCAGGTTGGCCACCtgcatggaggaggaggagacgtgAGCAcctgaagacgtggcccagtgagGGATGTTCCCCCTGGAGGACCCCTGcccaacaccaagttgggtgctCCCAAGCACGACTGTGGGGCTGATAAGCATCCCCCCCCGCACCTAGAAAGTCCTAGCGGGTGGACAGATGGACGGATGGCACATTCGCAGGGTTGCCTGAGCCTTCAGACGTGCTCATTTCTTTTAGTTTGTTTAGTATTTCATGTACTCCCCTCTGAaatttggggctggggaggggataAATGGATTTGTGGCAAAAGCAGAAACTCCCCTGCAAGCGACCTGTGGGAGATGCTCGCGGGCAAGGAGAAAGCCGGGTGCCTGGCAGCCCCACGGCAAGGGGGGAAAGGGCTCTGGGGGCTGGGGGCCAGGGcagaccccccccacccagcccGGGGGGACTGTAGAGCTGGGCCTGGGGACCAGCGCCTGCGCATCCCACATTAGGAGCCCCAGCGAGACCGGCACCTtccagcagctcagcagaagcCCTCGTTAgcttcacaggggaaaaaagccccacTAATGAGGCTGTTAAAAACCCAGGCTCTTGGAGAAGCAAGGGGGGGCTCAGGCACGCCAGCGGGGCCGGTGAGCCTGCCCTCATCTCACTGCTCCCCAGGCGAGAGACGCAGCTTAATTAACGTGGACAAATGTTCTTGACGACAAAGTCCCCTAATGGCAAGAAGCCCCCGGAGCACAGCAATGCTGCTGCCTGGCCTCACCACCGCACagtgggagctgccagccggccgTGCCGCCCCAGCACCGCTCACGCTccccggccggccgcccgcctGCTTGGGGTTGGGACGGTGCCCCCAGCCGTGGGGACACGCCAGGACCTCCAGCAAGGGAAGGGATGAGCGGCCGTGTGGGCTGGACCAGGATGCTGCCTCTATCACCTGGCCCCGGCTTCCTCCACCCCACAGCCGGGGGATACGGGGACCCCGGGGGGACCAGCAGATGTGGTTAGACGCACCCTGGGGACTCGTTAAATCTTAGCGAGTGCGTGGCCCACCGGCAGCCCCAGGGACTCAGCTGGCCCCGCCGGCTGCCTGCATCCTCAGGGGATGCTCTTCTCCCTGCCAAAGCCGGCCCCCGGGTCCGCAGAGCCGCGGTTTTGGGGACTGAGCTGCACAGCACCTAGGGTGACAGCCGGGTCCGAGGCTCGAGGTGCCTGTTCCCGTGGGATCGCTGGGGACGTGGGGGCGGTGGTCCTCTGCGCCCACCCTGCCCTGGCCGGGCAGCCCTGCGGCTGAACCTCGCcggctgggtttgggggggggggggggggcagaggggacagtgTCCCCTTGTGCCGGGCAGCTCTGCCCGCTGGGAGCggtgtccccacatccccgtcCCAGTGTCCCCCGCTGCCATTCTGACATCAGGAATGTCACCGCCGTGCCCGGGGTGTGTCCCTCCACCCGGCCGCCCACCCGCCCCACGGGGGACAGGACCCACGGGGCTGGAGGTGAGCCGAACCCCGCTCCCACACCGTGGTGGCCCCTGGGGACAGCCACCCACCGGGTGCCAGGGCAACCCCCCAGCAGCCACCCCCTCGCAGCGCTATGCTCGTCAGGGGGGACCAGGACAGCCACGGCGCGGCTGTGGCCATCCAGGCCTGGTGGCGGGGGCAGCTGGTCCGCCGGGCGCTGGAGGTAGCCGCCCACAGCGCCTGCCGCATCCAGGCCTGGTGGCATCGCGCCGTCGCCCGTCAACGGGAGGAGCGGCGCCTGCGGGCGCTGGCGGCGTACGTCAGGCAGGAGAGGGCCAGCGTCCTTCTCCAGGCCCATGCCAGGACGTGGCAGGCCAGGGACCAGTACCGGCGGTGGCGGGAGGCGGCTCGCACCATCCAGGCCCGCTGGCGGCAGCGAGGGACGGGGCAGCGTGGTGGCCCTGAGGACGGCGTGGACCTGAGCATCGAGATCGTCCTGGGCTGAGGAGCTGCGCTTGCTGCCACGACCCTGGGAGGGGAATAAAACCCCATCCCTGTGTGGGACAGATCCACTGGCTCAGCTCCCCTGGCTTATGGTGGGTGGGGGGCTCCCCGCAGACCCTGAGGGGACCTCAGCCTCCATCAGGGCTGTGGCCCACCCCTGGTGGCAGAGAGACGGCTGTCTCAGGTGCCAGCCTGGCATTCCCTCCCCGTTGCAGAAAAGGACACAGCATCACTGCGAGGGACGCAAGAGCATCCCTGTGTGGCATTATCGCAACGCAGCCGGGGTTTTACCTCCCTCCCCATTTCTGCcgaccccccagccccatccgaGCCCTTCTTGCCCAGGGAGTACCTGGATGGAAACGTCGCTGTAGGAGCCCCCAATGACGCCAGTGATGGCAGTGGGCACGTCATCGTGGACGGCGTAGGAGCCATCGGGGCAGATGTGCTCGGAGCCATCCACCCTGGTGAGGGAGGCACGGACAAAGTCGAGGGACTGCTCGAGGGCGTAGGTGTCCTTGGAGCAGGTGTCAAGGATGTGGGCGCCCAGCTTCACCCCTGGCAGGATGCTCCCGTCCTTGTTGATCTCGTCCAGGGCAAAGAGCATGGCCTCCAGGCGCTGGATGCCCCGGTGCTCATTGATCTTGCCGCAGTCTTCGCTCCCCACTCCTTTTTCATGGACAGGGAAGAGGCCCCCGATCACCAGGTCCCCATCCATGCTGATCTCCTTCTTGCCAGCCATGCCATGCCCGGCGGCCAGGCAGGTGGCCAGGTGCATCAGCCACAGCCAGGCGGCCAAGGGGACCGCCATGGGGTGCGCCAGCGCCGGCCGGGGGACCCGGGCCACCCCGTGTCACCCGCTGCCACCCGTCAAGGAGAGGGCAGGCAGTCCCCAGGCATCGGGCAGCGGGGATGGCGCAGCGTGGTGTTAGCGTGAGGGGGGGTCGTGCCGCCTTGGCAGAGCCCTCAGCAcctggaaaagcaaagagaaaagccaCTGGGTCTGGTGAGCCAGGGCATGAGCCtgcctgtgccccccaccccggagCCCCTCCACGTGGGGTGCCCTTAGGAAGGACCCACCACAGAAGGGCGAGCTGAGCAGATGTGACAGCTCCTGCAGTGACCATGGACACCCAGGACACCTGCAAGTGACACAGACCCCAGGGGACAAGCAGGGGTGCatggacacccccccctcccccccccaactccctggGATGCATGGGTATGGGCAGGGGGGGCATAGAgctggctcctgcagcagcactgggcagagcagcctgCTGGGGGGTGGCTTGCCGACCCCTAAAACAtcagggatggggaaaggagcCAGGGAGATCACCTGGGGCAGGGAGCCCGGGCTGAGCAGGCAGAGCCAACGCCGGCTCCGAGCCGAGCCCCCGACCCGTGCAGCAGCATCAGGGATGCCAACAGCTACCGACCTCCAGCCAAGAGCGCTGCCAAAAGCAGCCAGCCATGAGCCTGCCGTGcccgcagcacccagcacccaacCGCCACTGTATTTtaatccccatccccacccccagaGCCCACCTGCCCTGCTGTTGCCCCCACTGCCGCCCGTGGCACCGGGGCTGGAGCGGGGACGCGCCGCCGGCTTCATCCCCCCGCAGCGATGCGCGGGGCGGGCTCCGGCGGCCGCGGTGATTTCGAGTCTGTTCTCTCACCACCGCCCCTTCCTTCCCCGTATACTAAATTCAGAGATTTCAGTAAAAGTAAGAGCCAGGTTTGCTGACTCCCTCTGCAGAAAGCATGGAGGCGCGGGGGAATCAAAGGCTTTTGCAGCAGGCAGGCCTTTTTTTGGCAGGAGATGCAGTCCCCTCAGAGATCAGTTGTCTTTTCCCAAACCACGGGAGAGATTTGTTCCCCATTTGAAGCCGACTGCCGAAATCCCGCAGGGCTGGCGTTTCAAGGGCTGTGGGAGAAGGACACCCCCTGACAGCCCAGAAAACTgaggctgctccagcacgggaAGCTGCTGGTGCCGTGGCAGGTCCTGGGGCTCACCCACAGCCCAGCAGAGCGGGGCGCTCGTGGGGGCACTCGAGGTGGGAGGGTGATGCCGGAGAGTGCtggcccccctgcagcccctcgcaGCCGTTACCGAGTCTGCTGTCcctgagcaggagcagggcacCCCCCAATGCCCCCGTGGTGCTCCCGGACAGGTGATGCCGGTGGCTGGACAAGCCCTCCGGCAAGCAGCCGGAGCTGGTGGTGATGCCCAGAGGGATGTGGGCAGCAGTGTGGCACGGGGCGTaatggggtggggaggtgggatgCAGGCAGACCTCCTCCTCTGTGCCCCAGAGTGCCTGTCCCCCAAGTGCTGCCTGCCTGTGATGAGCCCCCAGCTACCTCAGGGCATCTCCTGCCTGACCCCCTAATTTGAAGGTGTTTGGGGAAGAGGCTGAGGAAGGGTCCCTGCCTTATTTCAGGCAGTGAATGCTTTTGAGGGACCCAGGGTTTCCTCAAGCAGGAAAGAGGCCACAGGCAAATGGATTATTGATGGACCCCATCGGTGGCAGGCTGAGCCTGGCACAGGGGGCCGGTGGCACTGGGACCCCAGCTCCTTGGGGTCCGGCTCTTCTGGGGCAGCTGGCAGGAGCCGCCAGATGAAAGGCACCTTCAGGCAAAGCTCTCCCAAAAGGGCAAACCGTCACCCACCCTGCAGTGAGCCCCGAGGGACACCGTGAGCAGGGCTGCGGCCATccctgcagctgctcagctgggTTGGCATGGTGCTGGCGGGAGGACAGCCCCGTGGGAACATCTGGAGAACATCTGGGGAAGTGAAGCACCCGGCAGGGGAGAGCCAAGTCCGGACCGATGGCCGCGGTGCGGCGGGAAGGCTCCTGCCGGCTGCTGGCAGCCTCCCCTCCCAAAATCATCAGCAAGTAGGATGGGTGAGAAGGTGCCTTAGCTCCTATGTGCCCCGAgcgcttcccaccccccccccgccc from Accipiter gentilis chromosome 23, bAccGen1.1, whole genome shotgun sequence includes:
- the GRM2 gene encoding metabotropic glutamate receptor 2 isoform X1, with product MAVPLAAWLWLMHLATCLAAGHGMAGKKEISMDGDLVIGGLFPVHEKGVGSEDCGKINEHRGIQRLEAMLFALDEINKDGSILPGVKLGAHILDTCSKDTYALEQSLDFVRASLTRVDGSEHICPDGSYAVHDDVPTAITGVIGGSYSDVSIQVANLLRLFQIPQISYASTSAKLSDKSRYDYFARTVPPDFYQAKAMAEILRFFNWTYVSTVASEGDYGETGIEAFEQEARMRNICIATSEKVGRSMNKKTYDGVVRALLQKPNARVVVLFTRSEDARELLAAAQRANVSFTWVASDGWGALESVVAGSEAVAEGAITIELAAYPIKEFAAYFRNLNPYNNSRNPWFREFWEQKFKCSFHTQDCSRYSLKTGKFEPESKITFVVNAVYAMAHSLHNMHQALCPNATKLCDAMKPVNGKRFYKDFMLNVNFDAPFRPADAKSVVRFDRYGDGIGRYNIFNYHYMDGRYRYQKVGYWAEGLILNTSLIPWAETSIPVSQCSDPCKKNEIKSMQPGDICCWICIPCQPYEYLLDEFTCMDCGLGYWPNETLNGCYELPQEYIRWKDVWAIGPVTISCLGFISTLFVFGVFMKNNDTPIVKASGRELCYILLTGVLMCYSMTFIFIAKPSTEVCTLRRLGLGTSFAVCYSALLTKTNRIARIFSGVKEGVQRPRFISPTSQVVICMALISCQLIIVIIWLLVETPGTGKETEPDKRYIVTLKCNNRDSNMLISLTYNVLLIVLCTVYAFKTRKCPENFNEAKFIGFTMYTTCIIWLAFLPIFYVTSSDYRVQTTTMCISVSLSGTVVLGCLFTPKLHIILFQPQKNVASHRVGTARFSVAAASSSQSHGEHSGDGEGLGSSTPFLAWGGAHPSMGP
- the GRM2 gene encoding metabotropic glutamate receptor 2 isoform X2; amino-acid sequence: MAVPLAAWLWLMHLATCLAAGHGMAGKKEISMDGDLVIGGLFPVHEKGVGSEDCGKINEHRGIQRLEAMLFALDEINKDGSILPGVKLGAHILDTCSKDTYALEQSLDFVRASLTRVDGSEHICPDGSYAVHDDVPTAITGVIGGSYSDVSIQVANLLRLFQIPQISYASTSAKLSDKSRYDYFARTVPPDFYQAKAMAEILRFFNWTYVSTVASEGDYGETGIEAFEQEARMRNICIATSEKVGRSMNKKTYDGVVRALLQKPNARVVVLFTRSEDARELLAAAQRANVSFTWVASDGWGALESVVAGSEAVAEGAITIELAAYPIKEFAAYFRNLNPYNNSRNPWFREFWEQKFKCSFHTQDCSRYSLKTGKFEPESKITFVVNAVYAMAHSLHNMHQALCPNATKLCDAMKPVNGKRFYKDFMLNVNFDAPFRPADAKSVVRFDRYGDGIGRYNIFNYHYMDGRYRYQKVGYWAEGLILNTSLIPWAETSIPVSQCSDPCKKNEIKSMQPGDICCWICIPCQPYEYLLDEFTCMDCGLGYWPNETLNGCYELPQEYIRWKDVWAIGPVTISCLGFISTLFVFGVFMKNNDTPIVKASGRELCYILLTGVLMCYSMTFIFIAKPSTEVCTLRRLGLGTSFAVCYSALLTKTNRIARIFSGVKEGVQRPRFISPTSQVVICMALISCQLIIVIIWLLVETPGTGKETEPDKRYIVTLKCNNRDSNMLISLTYNVLLIVLCTVYAFKTRKCPENFNEAKFIGFTMYTTCIIWLAFLPIFYVTSSDYRVQTTTMCISVSLSGTVVLGCLFTPKLHIILFQPQKNVASHRVGTARFSVAAASSSQSHGSASQYVPTVCNGREVVDSTTSSL